The Cottoperca gobio chromosome 22, fCotGob3.1, whole genome shotgun sequence genome contains a region encoding:
- the ccdc9b gene encoding coiled-coil domain-containing protein 9B isoform X2 translates to MNPGDMMPKRDHERDLELDKKIEALRRKNEALMKRHKEVEEDRKRAEEEGMMLLSRKGKAEDLTITISKSASDSRVVVTKLFSGGSPAGKGQQESGPDKGGEGPPQGAGRGHRKQLIVTMAGKKGKRVVSERPEKRPGPADIKSPTDDGQARRVESTGRAKQPPHMTKRDTAAQDEDKQGQKHAEEHQRLSEQCQEPSSLQASTDLTVPTSKEEQEEYVRWKKEREQIDRDRVARHKNSKGQWRRAWDMDKTENMFSDKSVPDRDWEPSSRGGRNARGRGQSRAGQEKRGKDKGAKNVLVMSSKAKGIDRLTGRARRWQANEDGENQSSDTTLEDFLEELDGLTDAEVEDHRDEDSKMKLSSSPDSLRTSEEATRREDGPQGDMAETSSPQGSEKKVRFSRELIQGAHSNQPTGSQDAASSESRSAETLKASSPKKQQNQVQVPKQPLESAKQDEDQEGCPSAPPVVQLQASETECSNKDSTPSTAPSSPSTEKACASRQETSVQPVELAKCNISNTNTEELIDSGLSVLSLESGETHPTHSTSSDKAREHGKIV, encoded by the exons ATG AACCCCGGTGACATGATGCCCAAGAGGGATCATGAGAGGGACCTGGAGCTGGACAAGAAGATCGAGGCTCTCCGCAGGAAGAATGAGGCGCTCATGAAGAGGCACAAG GAGGTGGAAGAGGACAGGAAAAGGGCAGAAGAGGAAGGAATGATGCTGCTGAGTCGCAAAGGCAAAGCTGAGGATCTTACCATCACAATCAGCAAGTCCGCCAGT GATAGTCGGGTTGTGGTGACGAAGCTATTCAGCGGTGGTTCACCAGCTGGGAAAGGACAGCAGGAGTCCGGGCCCGACAAGGGTGGAGAAGGCCCTCCGCAGGGTGCTGGCCGGGGCCACAGGAAGCAGCTAATAGTCACCATGGCTGGCAAAAAG GGTAAGAGGGTGGTGAGTGAGAGGCCAGAGAAGAGGCCGGGCCCTGCGGACATTAAGAGCCCGACAGATGATGGACAGGCGAGGCGTGTGGAGTCGACGGGGAGGGCGAAGCAGCCACCTCACATGACCAAGAGAGACACAGCAGCACAG GATGAGGACAAACAAGGACAGAAGCACGCTGAGGAGCATCAAAGGCTTTCAGAGCAATGCCAG GAGCCTTCGAGCCTGCAGGCCAGCACAGACCTCACCGTCCCCACGTcgaaagaggagcaggaggagtaTGTGAGGTGGAAGAAAGAGCGCGAGCAGATCGACAGAGATAGAGTAGCACGTCACAAAAACTCCAAGGGCCAGTGGAGACGGGCGTGGGACATGgacaaaactgaaaacat GTTTTCAGACAAATCCGTCCCTGACAGAGACTGGGAGCCCTCCAGCAGAG GTGGACGAAATGCTCGAGGGAGAGGACAGTCCAGGGCAG GTCAAGAGAAGCGAGGCAAAGACAAGGGGGCTAAAAACGTGCTCGTGATGAGCAGCAAAGCAAAAGGCATAGATCGTCTGACTGGGAGAGCCAGGAG ATGGCAGGCAAATGAAGATGGAGAAAACCAG TCTTCTGACACGACATTAGAGGATTTCTTGGAGGAACTTGACGGCCTCACAGATGCTGAGGTAGAAGATCACAGAGATGAGGACTCGAAAATGAAGCTGTCGTCAAGCCCAGATTCACTGAGAACATCTGAGGAAGCTACCCGGAGAGAGGACGGCCCCCAAGGGGACATGGCAGAGACCTCGTCCCCTCAAGGTTCGGAGAAGAAAGTACGCTTCTCAAGGGAACTCATCCAGGGGGCTCACTCAAATCAACCCACAGGCTCTCAGGACGCTGCCAGCTCAGAATCAAGAAGTGCGGAGACCTTGAAAGCTTCCTCacctaaaaaacaacaaaaccaagTGCAGGTGCCAAAGCAGCCTCTTGAAAGTGCCAAGCAGGACGAGGATCAGGAAGGTTGTCCGTCTGCTCCTCCTGTTGTCCAGCTGCAGGCTTCTGAaactgaatgtagtaataaaGACAGCACCCCCAGCACAGCTCCCAGCTCCCCCTCTACTGAAAAAGCCTGTGCCTCTCGACAGGAGACCTCTGTCCAGCCTGTAGAGCTGGCCAAGTGCAAcatcagcaacacaaacacag agGAACTAATAGACTCCGGCCTGTCTGTCCTGAGTCTGGAGTCAGGAGAAACACACCCAACACACTCCACCAGCAGCGACAAG GCGAGAGAGCACG
- the ccdc9b gene encoding coiled-coil domain-containing protein 9B isoform X3: MMPKRDHERDLELDKKIEALRRKNEALMKRHKEVEEDRKRAEEEGMMLLSRKGKAEDLTITISKSASDSRVVVTKLFSGGSPAGKGQQESGPDKGGEGPPQGAGRGHRKQLIVTMAGKKGKRVVSERPEKRPGPADIKSPTDDGQARRVESTGRAKQPPHMTKRDTAAQDEDKQGQKHAEEHQRLSEQCQEPSSLQASTDLTVPTSKEEQEEYVRWKKEREQIDRDRVARHKNSKGQWRRAWDMDKTENMFSDKSVPDRDWEPSSRGGRNARGRGQSRAGQEKRGKDKGAKNVLVMSSKAKGIDRLTGRARRWQANEDGENQSSDTTLEDFLEELDGLTDAEVEDHRDEDSKMKLSSSPDSLRTSEEATRREDGPQGDMAETSSPQGSEKKVRFSRELIQGAHSNQPTGSQDAASSESRSAETLKASSPKKQQNQVQVPKQPLESAKQDEDQEGCPSAPPVVQLQASETECSNKDSTPSTAPSSPSTEKACASRQETSVQPVELAKCNISNTNTEELIDSGLSVLSLESGETHPTHSTSSDKAREHGKIV, from the exons ATGATGCCCAAGAGGGATCATGAGAGGGACCTGGAGCTGGACAAGAAGATCGAGGCTCTCCGCAGGAAGAATGAGGCGCTCATGAAGAGGCACAAG GAGGTGGAAGAGGACAGGAAAAGGGCAGAAGAGGAAGGAATGATGCTGCTGAGTCGCAAAGGCAAAGCTGAGGATCTTACCATCACAATCAGCAAGTCCGCCAGT GATAGTCGGGTTGTGGTGACGAAGCTATTCAGCGGTGGTTCACCAGCTGGGAAAGGACAGCAGGAGTCCGGGCCCGACAAGGGTGGAGAAGGCCCTCCGCAGGGTGCTGGCCGGGGCCACAGGAAGCAGCTAATAGTCACCATGGCTGGCAAAAAG GGTAAGAGGGTGGTGAGTGAGAGGCCAGAGAAGAGGCCGGGCCCTGCGGACATTAAGAGCCCGACAGATGATGGACAGGCGAGGCGTGTGGAGTCGACGGGGAGGGCGAAGCAGCCACCTCACATGACCAAGAGAGACACAGCAGCACAG GATGAGGACAAACAAGGACAGAAGCACGCTGAGGAGCATCAAAGGCTTTCAGAGCAATGCCAG GAGCCTTCGAGCCTGCAGGCCAGCACAGACCTCACCGTCCCCACGTcgaaagaggagcaggaggagtaTGTGAGGTGGAAGAAAGAGCGCGAGCAGATCGACAGAGATAGAGTAGCACGTCACAAAAACTCCAAGGGCCAGTGGAGACGGGCGTGGGACATGgacaaaactgaaaacat GTTTTCAGACAAATCCGTCCCTGACAGAGACTGGGAGCCCTCCAGCAGAG GTGGACGAAATGCTCGAGGGAGAGGACAGTCCAGGGCAG GTCAAGAGAAGCGAGGCAAAGACAAGGGGGCTAAAAACGTGCTCGTGATGAGCAGCAAAGCAAAAGGCATAGATCGTCTGACTGGGAGAGCCAGGAG ATGGCAGGCAAATGAAGATGGAGAAAACCAG TCTTCTGACACGACATTAGAGGATTTCTTGGAGGAACTTGACGGCCTCACAGATGCTGAGGTAGAAGATCACAGAGATGAGGACTCGAAAATGAAGCTGTCGTCAAGCCCAGATTCACTGAGAACATCTGAGGAAGCTACCCGGAGAGAGGACGGCCCCCAAGGGGACATGGCAGAGACCTCGTCCCCTCAAGGTTCGGAGAAGAAAGTACGCTTCTCAAGGGAACTCATCCAGGGGGCTCACTCAAATCAACCCACAGGCTCTCAGGACGCTGCCAGCTCAGAATCAAGAAGTGCGGAGACCTTGAAAGCTTCCTCacctaaaaaacaacaaaaccaagTGCAGGTGCCAAAGCAGCCTCTTGAAAGTGCCAAGCAGGACGAGGATCAGGAAGGTTGTCCGTCTGCTCCTCCTGTTGTCCAGCTGCAGGCTTCTGAaactgaatgtagtaataaaGACAGCACCCCCAGCACAGCTCCCAGCTCCCCCTCTACTGAAAAAGCCTGTGCCTCTCGACAGGAGACCTCTGTCCAGCCTGTAGAGCTGGCCAAGTGCAAcatcagcaacacaaacacag agGAACTAATAGACTCCGGCCTGTCTGTCCTGAGTCTGGAGTCAGGAGAAACACACCCAACACACTCCACCAGCAGCGACAAG GCGAGAGAGCACG
- the ccdc9b gene encoding coiled-coil domain-containing protein 9B isoform X1 has translation MERPNPGDMMPKRDHERDLELDKKIEALRRKNEALMKRHKEVEEDRKRAEEEGMMLLSRKGKAEDLTITISKSASDSRVVVTKLFSGGSPAGKGQQESGPDKGGEGPPQGAGRGHRKQLIVTMAGKKGKRVVSERPEKRPGPADIKSPTDDGQARRVESTGRAKQPPHMTKRDTAAQDEDKQGQKHAEEHQRLSEQCQEPSSLQASTDLTVPTSKEEQEEYVRWKKEREQIDRDRVARHKNSKGQWRRAWDMDKTENMFSDKSVPDRDWEPSSRGGRNARGRGQSRAGQEKRGKDKGAKNVLVMSSKAKGIDRLTGRARRWQANEDGENQSSDTTLEDFLEELDGLTDAEVEDHRDEDSKMKLSSSPDSLRTSEEATRREDGPQGDMAETSSPQGSEKKVRFSRELIQGAHSNQPTGSQDAASSESRSAETLKASSPKKQQNQVQVPKQPLESAKQDEDQEGCPSAPPVVQLQASETECSNKDSTPSTAPSSPSTEKACASRQETSVQPVELAKCNISNTNTEELIDSGLSVLSLESGETHPTHSTSSDKAREHGKIV, from the exons AACCCCGGTGACATGATGCCCAAGAGGGATCATGAGAGGGACCTGGAGCTGGACAAGAAGATCGAGGCTCTCCGCAGGAAGAATGAGGCGCTCATGAAGAGGCACAAG GAGGTGGAAGAGGACAGGAAAAGGGCAGAAGAGGAAGGAATGATGCTGCTGAGTCGCAAAGGCAAAGCTGAGGATCTTACCATCACAATCAGCAAGTCCGCCAGT GATAGTCGGGTTGTGGTGACGAAGCTATTCAGCGGTGGTTCACCAGCTGGGAAAGGACAGCAGGAGTCCGGGCCCGACAAGGGTGGAGAAGGCCCTCCGCAGGGTGCTGGCCGGGGCCACAGGAAGCAGCTAATAGTCACCATGGCTGGCAAAAAG GGTAAGAGGGTGGTGAGTGAGAGGCCAGAGAAGAGGCCGGGCCCTGCGGACATTAAGAGCCCGACAGATGATGGACAGGCGAGGCGTGTGGAGTCGACGGGGAGGGCGAAGCAGCCACCTCACATGACCAAGAGAGACACAGCAGCACAG GATGAGGACAAACAAGGACAGAAGCACGCTGAGGAGCATCAAAGGCTTTCAGAGCAATGCCAG GAGCCTTCGAGCCTGCAGGCCAGCACAGACCTCACCGTCCCCACGTcgaaagaggagcaggaggagtaTGTGAGGTGGAAGAAAGAGCGCGAGCAGATCGACAGAGATAGAGTAGCACGTCACAAAAACTCCAAGGGCCAGTGGAGACGGGCGTGGGACATGgacaaaactgaaaacat GTTTTCAGACAAATCCGTCCCTGACAGAGACTGGGAGCCCTCCAGCAGAG GTGGACGAAATGCTCGAGGGAGAGGACAGTCCAGGGCAG GTCAAGAGAAGCGAGGCAAAGACAAGGGGGCTAAAAACGTGCTCGTGATGAGCAGCAAAGCAAAAGGCATAGATCGTCTGACTGGGAGAGCCAGGAG ATGGCAGGCAAATGAAGATGGAGAAAACCAG TCTTCTGACACGACATTAGAGGATTTCTTGGAGGAACTTGACGGCCTCACAGATGCTGAGGTAGAAGATCACAGAGATGAGGACTCGAAAATGAAGCTGTCGTCAAGCCCAGATTCACTGAGAACATCTGAGGAAGCTACCCGGAGAGAGGACGGCCCCCAAGGGGACATGGCAGAGACCTCGTCCCCTCAAGGTTCGGAGAAGAAAGTACGCTTCTCAAGGGAACTCATCCAGGGGGCTCACTCAAATCAACCCACAGGCTCTCAGGACGCTGCCAGCTCAGAATCAAGAAGTGCGGAGACCTTGAAAGCTTCCTCacctaaaaaacaacaaaaccaagTGCAGGTGCCAAAGCAGCCTCTTGAAAGTGCCAAGCAGGACGAGGATCAGGAAGGTTGTCCGTCTGCTCCTCCTGTTGTCCAGCTGCAGGCTTCTGAaactgaatgtagtaataaaGACAGCACCCCCAGCACAGCTCCCAGCTCCCCCTCTACTGAAAAAGCCTGTGCCTCTCGACAGGAGACCTCTGTCCAGCCTGTAGAGCTGGCCAAGTGCAAcatcagcaacacaaacacag agGAACTAATAGACTCCGGCCTGTCTGTCCTGAGTCTGGAGTCAGGAGAAACACACCCAACACACTCCACCAGCAGCGACAAG GCGAGAGAGCACG
- the ccdc9b gene encoding coiled-coil domain-containing protein 9B isoform X4, with translation MMLLSRKGKAEDLTITISKSASDSRVVVTKLFSGGSPAGKGQQESGPDKGGEGPPQGAGRGHRKQLIVTMAGKKGKRVVSERPEKRPGPADIKSPTDDGQARRVESTGRAKQPPHMTKRDTAAQDEDKQGQKHAEEHQRLSEQCQEPSSLQASTDLTVPTSKEEQEEYVRWKKEREQIDRDRVARHKNSKGQWRRAWDMDKTENMFSDKSVPDRDWEPSSRGGRNARGRGQSRAGQEKRGKDKGAKNVLVMSSKAKGIDRLTGRARRWQANEDGENQSSDTTLEDFLEELDGLTDAEVEDHRDEDSKMKLSSSPDSLRTSEEATRREDGPQGDMAETSSPQGSEKKVRFSRELIQGAHSNQPTGSQDAASSESRSAETLKASSPKKQQNQVQVPKQPLESAKQDEDQEGCPSAPPVVQLQASETECSNKDSTPSTAPSSPSTEKACASRQETSVQPVELAKCNISNTNTEELIDSGLSVLSLESGETHPTHSTSSDKAREHGKIV, from the exons ATGATGCTGCTGAGTCGCAAAGGCAAAGCTGAGGATCTTACCATCACAATCAGCAAGTCCGCCAGT GATAGTCGGGTTGTGGTGACGAAGCTATTCAGCGGTGGTTCACCAGCTGGGAAAGGACAGCAGGAGTCCGGGCCCGACAAGGGTGGAGAAGGCCCTCCGCAGGGTGCTGGCCGGGGCCACAGGAAGCAGCTAATAGTCACCATGGCTGGCAAAAAG GGTAAGAGGGTGGTGAGTGAGAGGCCAGAGAAGAGGCCGGGCCCTGCGGACATTAAGAGCCCGACAGATGATGGACAGGCGAGGCGTGTGGAGTCGACGGGGAGGGCGAAGCAGCCACCTCACATGACCAAGAGAGACACAGCAGCACAG GATGAGGACAAACAAGGACAGAAGCACGCTGAGGAGCATCAAAGGCTTTCAGAGCAATGCCAG GAGCCTTCGAGCCTGCAGGCCAGCACAGACCTCACCGTCCCCACGTcgaaagaggagcaggaggagtaTGTGAGGTGGAAGAAAGAGCGCGAGCAGATCGACAGAGATAGAGTAGCACGTCACAAAAACTCCAAGGGCCAGTGGAGACGGGCGTGGGACATGgacaaaactgaaaacat GTTTTCAGACAAATCCGTCCCTGACAGAGACTGGGAGCCCTCCAGCAGAG GTGGACGAAATGCTCGAGGGAGAGGACAGTCCAGGGCAG GTCAAGAGAAGCGAGGCAAAGACAAGGGGGCTAAAAACGTGCTCGTGATGAGCAGCAAAGCAAAAGGCATAGATCGTCTGACTGGGAGAGCCAGGAG ATGGCAGGCAAATGAAGATGGAGAAAACCAG TCTTCTGACACGACATTAGAGGATTTCTTGGAGGAACTTGACGGCCTCACAGATGCTGAGGTAGAAGATCACAGAGATGAGGACTCGAAAATGAAGCTGTCGTCAAGCCCAGATTCACTGAGAACATCTGAGGAAGCTACCCGGAGAGAGGACGGCCCCCAAGGGGACATGGCAGAGACCTCGTCCCCTCAAGGTTCGGAGAAGAAAGTACGCTTCTCAAGGGAACTCATCCAGGGGGCTCACTCAAATCAACCCACAGGCTCTCAGGACGCTGCCAGCTCAGAATCAAGAAGTGCGGAGACCTTGAAAGCTTCCTCacctaaaaaacaacaaaaccaagTGCAGGTGCCAAAGCAGCCTCTTGAAAGTGCCAAGCAGGACGAGGATCAGGAAGGTTGTCCGTCTGCTCCTCCTGTTGTCCAGCTGCAGGCTTCTGAaactgaatgtagtaataaaGACAGCACCCCCAGCACAGCTCCCAGCTCCCCCTCTACTGAAAAAGCCTGTGCCTCTCGACAGGAGACCTCTGTCCAGCCTGTAGAGCTGGCCAAGTGCAAcatcagcaacacaaacacag agGAACTAATAGACTCCGGCCTGTCTGTCCTGAGTCTGGAGTCAGGAGAAACACACCCAACACACTCCACCAGCAGCGACAAG GCGAGAGAGCACG